One part of the Littorina saxatilis isolate snail1 unplaced genomic scaffold, US_GU_Lsax_2.0 scaffold_657, whole genome shotgun sequence genome encodes these proteins:
- the LOC138954751 gene encoding protein PF3D7_1417600-like — translation MTMNNKTVNNMTMNNKTVNNMTMNNMTVNNMTMNNKTVNNMTMNNMTVNNMTMNNKTVNNMTMNNKTMNNMTMNNMTMNNMTVNNMTMNNMTMNNMTMNNMTMNNMTMNNMTMNNMAVNNMTVNNMTVNNMTMNNMTVNNMTVNNMTVNNMTVNNMTVNNMTMNNMTMNNMTVNNMTMNNMTMNNMTVNNMTMNNMTVNNMTVNNMTVNNMTVNNMTMNNMTMNNMTVNNMTMDNMTMNNMTVNNMTMNNMTMNNMTMNNMTMNNMTMNNMTMNNMTMNNMTVNNMTVNNMTVNNMTVNNMTVNNMTVNNMTVNNMTMNNMTMNNMTVNNMTVNNMTVNNMTVNNMTMNNMTMNNKILCTVMCLNQM, via the coding sequence AACAACATGACTATGAACAACATGACTGTGAACAACATGACTATGAACAACAAGACTGTGAACAACATGACTATGAACAACATGACTGTGAACAACATGACTATGAACAACAAGACTGTGAACAACATGACTATGAACAACAAGACTATGAACAACATGACTATGAACAACATGACTATGAACAACATGACTGTGAACAACATGACTATGAACAACATGACTATGAACAACATGACTATGAACAACATGACTATGAACAACATGACTATGAACAACATGACTATGAACAACATGGCTGTGAACAACATGACTGTGAACAACATGACTGTGAACAACATGACTATGAACAACATGACTGTGAACAACATGACTGTGAACAACATGACTGTGAACAACATGACTGTGAACAACATGACTGTGAACAACATGACTATGAACAACATGACTATGAACAACATGACTGTGAACAACATGACTATGAACAACATGACTATGAACAACATGACTGTGAACAACATGACTATGAACAACATGACTGTGAACAACATGACTGTGAACAACATGACTGTGAACAACATGACTGTGAACAACATGACTATGAACAACATGACTATGAACAACATGACTGTGAACAACATGACTATGGACAACATGACTATGAACAACATGACTGTGAACAACATGACTATGAACAACATGACTATGAACAACATGACTATGAACAACATGACTATGAACAACATGACTATGAACAACATGACTATGAACAACATGACTATGAACAACATGACTGTGAACAACATGACTGTGAACAACATGACTGTGAACAACATGACTGTGAACAACATGACTGTGAACAACATGACTGTGAACAACATGACTGTGAACAACATGACTATGAACAACATGACTATGAACAACATGACTGTGAACAACATGACTGTGAACAACATGACTGTGAACAACATGACTGTGAACAACATGACTATGAACAACATGACTATGAACAACAAGATCTTGTGCACTGTTATGTGTCTCAATCAAATGTGA